A stretch of DNA from Candidatus Zixiibacteriota bacterium:
CTCTTTCTGCTCCGGAGTCAAAAGGACTTTTGCCTCTCTGAAAGCCTTAATGTGAGAAAGTTTCATATCGACCTTCAGTTTCTCCACAGCTCTTAACTTAGCCTCGATATCTTTCAGGGTAGCTTTTTCATCCTCCATCAGAGATTTAAACTCTAACTGGGCTATTTTCAGGTCAGATCCCATTTTGATTTCATTCTTAATAGAACCCATTTTGATGCCCTTCAGAGCTTCCACCTGCTTGTCAGTTAGACCCAAGTCCTTTTTACAGCAGAGGAAAAATTCGGCTTTACAACCACTCATTTCCTCCTCACCTTCCATCATTCCGCACATCCTCATACCCATAATACCAGAACCCATTTTACAGCAGCCCATATGCGACATCATCCCTTCCTGATGCTGTCCGCATTTCTCCTTGGGCATCATCTCCTCACCCATCGCCTTAGCCTCATGCTTACAACCCTTACCCATCTCCATCTGGGCAAAGGACCAGGTGAAAGTCAGCAGGATGAAAAGGAAAATTAAACTTATCACTAAACCAACCTTTTTCATAAATCACCTCCTTCATAGGTTAAAAAGGTTTTAAAATTATACGGATGGAATTGTTATTAATTGAAAAAAAAGATTTCCTTTGGGGAGGATTATTATCTCTTATGGGGGTAACCTGCATTTGTGGGGCAGAAACATCCTATCGTCTTTAAATGGATTACAGGTAAAGCTGTCCCCCCTCAGGCGGATACACTCCATTAGCTTATGGGCTCTATCTCTTAAGACACCATCCCAGGTAATTCTTCTTCCGGAGTTACAAGATGAGTTGCTTCCTCTTCTGGTCTTTTTCCCCGACTAAATCTCAGCAGAATATGTTCCCCTTTTAAAATCAGATTGACCACCTTGATGAATTTCTCCGGGGTCAAGCTCTGAAGACCGTAAGGATGCCAAAAGGTCTTCTGAGGCAGGTGCTGCTTTTCAATCACTTTTGACTTAGGCAAGCTCCTCACCTCCTTTTGCCTCCCTGTTACAGGGAACAAAAGGAAAGGGCTTCACCTAAGAAGTCAAATTTCCATCTGTTCCCTGCGTAATTTTATTTTTTTCAAATAAGCCGTACAATACTCTATGGATACCATACCTGCTTTGTTCTTCCCTCTTGCTAACCTCTGCTTCAAAAAAACCAGAACTACTCTCCTCTTAAATCTATTAACTCCCTGCCTTATTCCTGAACCTCTGATTAAGATATTCCTCTAACTCTTTTTTCTCTTTGGTATCCTCCTCTAAGTTTTGAGATTCTGTTTTTGCTAAGAGAAAATACTGCTCTGCTGACTTTAAATCACCTTTAGCTTGACAAGTCATCCCCAGACCCCAGTGATTGAAAGCAACCAGGTCCGTAAATCCTTCCTTGTCTGCTATCGTTTTCGATTTCAAAAAAAGCTCTGAGGCTTTTGCATAATCTTTTAAAGCTAAATTTGCCCGGGCTAAGTAGAAAAGGATATGCGCGGTCAATTTCAGGTGGTCTGTTTTTTGAACGATATTATAACCTTTCTGAACACATTTCATTCCTTTTAAAATATCCTTTTTCTCCCTGGCAGTCTCGACCAGCCCCCATCCTAAGTTAGTCAAAGCTGAGGCTAAATTACACTGGCATTTCCTGTATAATTTATTATCTCCGGATTTAAATTTTGGGAGATATTTTTTCAGGCTCTTTACGATCTGGGTATTACAGGAGATGGAGTCTTTGTACATCTTATTGTCGTATAGAAAATTTGCCTTCACTGCCTCGAATCTCAGCTTTTGAAACAGGTCTTTGAGCCTGTACTGGGCTAAGTGAAGACCAGCATTGCAGAAGATCTGAAACTCTGTCTTTCGATTCAGCCGGTAATAAAGACAGGTGATCAGATGCAATATGTCGATCACCTGCTTGAGTCTTTCTGGATCTTTTTCTTCCACACTGTAATCTCCAGAGTCCAGCAAGACAAAACACTGGTCCAAAGCTGCCAGGTAACGTCCCCGGTCTTTAAGAGAGTTGATGAACTTTATATTCAGCTCATATTCGATTTTCTGCCAGCCCTCCATCTCTTTGAAATCTCTGAGGAACTCGACATATTTTCTCAAAAGATATTTCGCCTCATCGGTCTTGCCTTCCCGGGCATACTGGAGAACCTGAGTCAGAAGCTCTTCTGGTTTCTCTACATCTTCAAAGAAGTAATCAGAGTATTTATCCTCTAACACCTTCTCCATTATCTTCCTCTCATCCAGATTGAAGATAGTGGCGAACATATTTATATATTCCGGCTTTAAAGGGGATTTTCTGGAGTTATGGATAGCTTTATAGATGGCGCTGGCTGAGACCTCAAACCCCAAATCCTGCCCGATCTTGGCTACTCTTCGAAAAGAGAGATTCCGCCGATTCAAAAGCTCCCGGATGAAATCAGCAAACAGAGTTTTCTCATAAGGACCAGTCTCTTTTGGGGTCATTTTTCCTCCCTGTTTCATCCTCTGTCTGGTAATCAATTAAAAAAGTTGAGTAATTGATGTCAAGCTTAATATGCTTAATTAAGACAAGTCGTGTTTCCTGAAGTAAACAGTTTTTGATATTTTCTGGAGAGTAAACCTTTCCTATGGATCCGCTTCTCGGACAGGTTTACAAAAATAGATAAAGAAGGTAGCCTCAAGTCCTACGGATCCGCTCCTAGGACTTCAGCTTGCGTATTAATGTAACGCAGACTGAAGTCTGCGGCTACCAACTTCAGATTTACCAAACGAGAGATAAAGCTAAAGTCTCAAGACCTTGAGGCTTTATATTCCGCTATTCTTATAAACAAAAAAAGCATCCAGATGGATGCACTCTATATAAAAAACTGCGGAAGGGGGGACTTGAACCCCCACGGGTCACCCCACTACCCCCTCAAGATAGCGTGTCTGCCAATTCCACCACTTCCGCAATGAACTTTCTGAAATGAAGCACGAATTAAAGGAGGAAGACTACTTTTTCTCGCCGGATGTAGGCGGAGGCGGTAGTTCAACCTTTTTTTCGGTCTGAGTCTGTGGCTGAGCCTGGGACTGAGCAGGGGTTGTTCCAGGAATATTGGTTGCAGGCACAGAGCCCTGGGTTCTTTCTTTCTGCGCTTCCTGGCTCACTGCGCTTTTCCCGGCACTGCTGGTCCGGGAGCCGGTTAATGGGGTTATAAAAGTGAGCGCTATAGAGCTTATGAAGAAGGCAATGGCTAAAACCGTGGTGGCTCTGGAGAGGAATGTTGCTGCACCCCTCCCGCCGAAAACCGCACCGGTTATTCCCGAACCTCCAAAAGCACCTGCCAGCCCTTCTCCTTTGCTTGACTGTAAAAGGACCGTGATGATTAGGCCTGCGCAGATAAGGATATGCAACAGGATCAAAAATGCGTACAAAACTCCTCCTTTAACTATAAAATTGATTTTTGAAAACTACAAATCCACACC
This window harbors:
- the secG gene encoding preprotein translocase subunit SecG, whose product is MYAFLILLHILICAGLIITVLLQSSKGEGLAGAFGGSGITGAVFGGRGAATFLSRATTVLAIAFFISSIALTFITPLTGSRTSSAGKSAVSQEAQKERTQGSVPATNIPGTTPAQSQAQPQTQTEKKVELPPPPTSGEKK
- a CDS encoding tetratricopeptide repeat protein encodes the protein MTPKETGPYEKTLFADFIRELLNRRNLSFRRVAKIGQDLGFEVSASAIYKAIHNSRKSPLKPEYINMFATIFNLDERKIMEKVLEDKYSDYFFEDVEKPEELLTQVLQYAREGKTDEAKYLLRKYVEFLRDFKEMEGWQKIEYELNIKFINSLKDRGRYLAALDQCFVLLDSGDYSVEEKDPERLKQVIDILHLITCLYYRLNRKTEFQIFCNAGLHLAQYRLKDLFQKLRFEAVKANFLYDNKMYKDSISCNTQIVKSLKKYLPKFKSGDNKLYRKCQCNLASALTNLGWGLVETAREKKDILKGMKCVQKGYNIVQKTDHLKLTAHILFYLARANLALKDYAKASELFLKSKTIADKEGFTDLVAFNHWGLGMTCQAKGDLKSAEQYFLLAKTESQNLEEDTKEKKELEEYLNQRFRNKAGS
- a CDS encoding Spy/CpxP family protein refolding chaperone, which encodes MKKVGLVISLIFLFILLTFTWSFAQMEMGKGCKHEAKAMGEEMMPKEKCGQHQEGMMSHMGCCKMGSGIMGMRMCGMMEGEEEMSGCKAEFFLCCKKDLGLTDKQVEALKGIKMGSIKNEIKMGSDLKIAQLEFKSLMEDEKATLKDIEAKLRAVEKLKVDMKLSHIKAFREAKVLLTPEQKEKMTKCHQGM